A window of Deinococcus radiotolerans contains these coding sequences:
- a CDS encoding toxic anion resistance protein, translating to MSDGTPGPLTPPDSMLKAPEAVPSVQAQQAPEMVPLSPEDRARLEAMAQAFAQDVLSAGAHSPEFKRKLDAVHELGLPEQRAAAQSSNRMLDRPLRATRAGALAEGSDILRGLTDLRRTVEDLDPSRAPTPRRLFGKLPGGKKVQNHLDRYQSAQSHLNGILEALYRGQDELRRDNATIETEKVHLWDTMQKLRQYAHVGKAVDEALTRRLTELQGTDPEKARMVSEELLFAVRQRVTDLLTQLAVSIQGYLALDLVRRNNMELIKGVDRATTTTVSALKTALMVSQALGTQQAVLGQVTALNDTTGRMISSTAQLLKQQSTEIQRQAGSATVDPQIIQAAFRDVYGALDAISAYRTQALDRFRETMTVLDKEVAQAQTYLDRERQNAAREVAQGLNVTEKGDLKL from the coding sequence ATGAGTGATGGAACTCCCGGCCCGCTGACGCCGCCCGATTCAATGCTGAAAGCGCCGGAGGCGGTGCCCAGCGTGCAGGCCCAGCAGGCACCCGAGATGGTGCCCCTCTCGCCCGAGGACCGCGCGCGGCTGGAGGCGATGGCGCAGGCCTTCGCGCAGGACGTGCTGAGTGCAGGCGCGCACAGCCCGGAATTCAAACGCAAGCTGGACGCCGTGCACGAGCTGGGCCTGCCCGAACAGCGCGCCGCGGCGCAGAGCAGCAACCGCATGCTGGACCGCCCGCTGCGGGCCACGCGGGCCGGGGCGCTCGCGGAGGGCAGTGACATCCTGCGCGGCCTGACGGACCTGCGCCGCACCGTGGAGGACCTAGACCCCAGCCGCGCGCCCACGCCGCGGCGCCTGTTCGGGAAACTCCCCGGCGGGAAGAAGGTGCAGAACCACCTCGACCGCTACCAGAGTGCGCAGTCGCACCTGAACGGCATTCTGGAGGCCCTGTACCGCGGGCAGGATGAGCTGCGCCGCGACAACGCCACCATCGAGACGGAGAAGGTGCACCTGTGGGACACCATGCAGAAGCTCCGGCAGTACGCGCACGTCGGCAAGGCCGTGGACGAGGCCCTGACCCGCCGCCTGACCGAGTTGCAGGGCACCGATCCGGAGAAGGCCCGGATGGTCAGCGAGGAGCTGCTGTTCGCGGTGCGCCAGCGCGTCACGGACCTCCTGACGCAGCTGGCGGTCAGCATCCAGGGGTACCTGGCACTGGACCTCGTGCGGCGCAACAACATGGAACTCATCAAGGGCGTGGACCGCGCCACGACCACCACCGTCAGCGCCCTGAAAACCGCGCTGATGGTCTCGCAGGCGCTCGGCACGCAGCAGGCGGTGCTGGGGCAGGTCACGGCGCTGAACGACACGACCGGGCGCATGATCAGCTCGACCGCGCAGCTGCTGAAGCAGCAGAGCACCGAGATCCAGCGGCAGGCGGGCAGCGCCACCGTGGACCCGCAGATCATCCAGGCGGCTTTCCGGGACGTGTACGGCGCGCTGGACGCCATCAGCGCGTACCGCACGCAGGCCCTGGACCGCTTCCGCGAGACCATGACCGTGCTGGACAAGGAGGTCGCGCAGGCGCAGACGTACCTGGACCGCGAACGCCAGAACGCCGCGCGCGAGGTCGCGCAGGGCCTGAACGTCACCGAGAAAGGCGACCTGAAACTCTGA